The sequence TTTCAGCACGAGCTCACCGGCGTTGATCATCTCTGGCACTTCCATGCCGGACAGACTGCGGTCCGCCCGCCACGGAACGCAAATACCTAGGCCGCGACGCGGTGCCGGCGGCCGGGCTTCCCGGCGTACATCGCCGCGTCGGCCCGGGCGATCAGCGCGGCCCGGTCGTCGCCGTCGCCGCCCGTGACGGTCCGGGCGGAGCCGATGGTGACGCCCACCGACACCGGGCCGCCGGGCACGGCGATCGGCGAGCGCACCGCGCCGTGGATCCGGTCCCGCAGGGCGGCCATCTCGTCGTCACCGGCGCCCCGGCACAGCACCAGGAACTCGTCACCGCCGAGCCGGCCCACCGCCCGGTCCGGCCCGGCCACCTCGGTCAGCCGCGCGGCGACCGCCCGCAGCACCTCGTCGCCGACCGCGTGGCCGTGCCGGTCGTTGACCGGTTTGAAGCCGTCCAGGTCGCAGAGCAGCACGGTCACCGGCAGCGGCCCGTCCAGCGCCCGGTCGATCTCGGCCATGATCCGCCGCCGGTTGAACAACCCGGTCAACTCGTCGTGCGAGGCCTGATGCGCCAGGATCCGCTCGGCCCGCTCCCGCTGCCCGGACAGCTGCCGGAACCGGGCCAGCACCAGCGGGATCACCAGCAGCATGCTGATCGGCAGCAGCGTGCCGGAGGCGTCGTCGCCGCGCAGCGCCTGCACCGCGGCCAGCACCGGGTGCACACTGAGCGCGACCCCCAGCCAGCCCAGGTGGAACCGGGTGGCGATCCGCTCGGCGGCCGGCGGCGGCTCGATCGCCGCGGGCGCCCCCGGATGCACGGCCGCGGCCGCGATGGTCAGGAAGGCGACGAGCATCAGCGTCCCGGGCCACGTGCCGTGGCCGGGCACCCCGAGCGCTCCGGCGGCCAGGGCGCCGCCGGTCAGCGTCACGGTCAGCAGCAGGTAGCCGATGGCGCCGCGGGCCGCGCCGGTCGCCGCCCCGGTCATCCGCAGCAGGCAGCCGGCCACCCCGCAGAGCACCAGCACGTCGGTCAGCACCTGGACCTGGCCGATCGGGGTGGCCTCGGCCGGCAGGTGCGGCTGGAACACGCACACCCAGAGCACGCCGCCGGCACACACCCCGAACAGGGCCGCCTCGACGATGCCGCCGGCGTCCGCGCTCATCCGGCGGCGTACCGCCATCGCCGCGCCCACCAGGAACAGCCCGTGCGCGGCGGCGAGCAGCAGGTCGGGCAGCCCGCCGGCGCCCCGGCCCAGGTGCCCGTCGATGACCCAGTACGGCCAGAGCAGGTGATCGGCGAGCAGCAGCGCCAGGCCCGTGATCGCCACCAGCCACGGCCGCCGGTGGGCCAGGTGCCCGGTGAGCAGCGCCTGGCCGAACAGCCCGATCGACACGAGCACGACCCCGGTGTAGATGACCGCGCGGGCACCCGGCGCGGCGACGGCGAACCCGCCACCGGCGGCCAGAGCGCACGCCAGGAAGCCGGCGTGAACGATCCACGCCGGCGCGGTGGCTCGGGGCCAGCGCATCCGGTCTCCCCTCTCGGCTCGGCACGCATCCATCGGCGCGGCCCGCGGCCACCTGAGAAGACCGGGCGCCCCGGAGCGCCGGCGGACGCCGGTCAGCCGAACGTGGTCGGTTTCTTCGGGCAGCCGTTCCCGGCCTTCCACCGGCGTACCGCCGCGGCCGGCGACCTGTCCTTGCCGGCCTTCCAGGCGTCCAGGTACGGCCACGGGTAGACGGTGCCGCGCTGGTTCCACCAGTCGCCGACCCGCGCGCACGGCGGGGAGATGCCGAAGTGCAGGTGGCAGGCGCTCGCGTCGCCGGTGTCGCCGACCTCGCCGATCGTCTGGCCGGCGCTGACCCGCGCGCCGACCCGCACCGCGTCGGCGATCACCGACAGGTGTGAGCCGTAGTAGCGTACGCCGTCGTCGCCGAGCATCGAGATGGACAGGCCGCCACGGGTCTCGCCGGCGTTGACCGAGGCCTTCCACCGGTCCACCCGGCTGACCGCCAGGATGGTGCCGTCGGTGACCGCGCGGAACCGGTTGCCGCAGTCCGTGATCAGGTCACTGGCCGGGTAGTCGTGGTGGGTGCGGGCGTACGAGTTGTTGCCGACCACCGGGAAGACGTACCGGAAAGTCTTCCGCGCCGGTGTGGCGCTCGCCGGCGCCGGGGCGCTCGGGCTGCCGCCCGCCGCCGGCGTGCCCGGCGCGGTGGCCGCCTCGGGGGACCGGGCGCCCGCGGTGGCGGCCGGGGGCGCGGACGGCGTCG is a genomic window of Actinoplanes teichomyceticus ATCC 31121 containing:
- a CDS encoding M23 family metallopeptidase; the encoded protein is MRNFVAGFAAMTAALALTACGGGSEEPYFVGEATPSAPPAATAGARSPEAATAPGTPAAGGSPSAPAPASATPARKTFRYVFPVVGNNSYARTHHDYPASDLITDCGNRFRAVTDGTILAVSRVDRWKASVNAGETRGGLSISMLGDDGVRYYGSHLSVIADAVRVGARVSAGQTIGEVGDTGDASACHLHFGISPPCARVGDWWNQRGTVYPWPYLDAWKAGKDRSPAAAVRRWKAGNGCPKKPTTFG
- a CDS encoding GGDEF domain-containing protein, which gives rise to MRWPRATAPAWIVHAGFLACALAAGGGFAVAAPGARAVIYTGVVLVSIGLFGQALLTGHLAHRRPWLVAITGLALLLADHLLWPYWVIDGHLGRGAGGLPDLLLAAAHGLFLVGAAMAVRRRMSADAGGIVEAALFGVCAGGVLWVCVFQPHLPAEATPIGQVQVLTDVLVLCGVAGCLLRMTGAATGAARGAIGYLLLTVTLTGGALAAGALGVPGHGTWPGTLMLVAFLTIAAAAVHPGAPAAIEPPPAAERIATRFHLGWLGVALSVHPVLAAVQALRGDDASGTLLPISMLLVIPLVLARFRQLSGQRERAERILAHQASHDELTGLFNRRRIMAEIDRALDGPLPVTVLLCDLDGFKPVNDRHGHAVGDEVLRAVAARLTEVAGPDRAVGRLGGDEFLVLCRGAGDDEMAALRDRIHGAVRSPIAVPGGPVSVGVTIGSARTVTGGDGDDRAALIARADAAMYAGKPGRRHRVAA